A segment of the Trifolium pratense cultivar HEN17-A07 linkage group LG7, ARS_RC_1.1, whole genome shotgun sequence genome:
TCCAACTCCAATTGGTGTCTCCAAATAAAGCATATTTACCTCTGCAACACAATTCACTAGAAGAATGAATATTCATGATGCCATTGTTGAATGTGACAACAATAGAGTATAGttactatatagtatataccTTTATTCCAACTATGCtcatttttaataagaaatTCACCATTTGGTCTAAAGGGTCCATTTTCTGAGAATGCACCTACTCCTAGAGAAGAACAACCAGGTCCTCCATTGAGCCAAAGAACAAGAGGTTTTGAAGATGGATCAGTTTCTGATTCAGCAAAATAGTAAAAGAGtgatttgtgttttttgttaTCAACTGTGACATATCCTGAGAATTGTTGAAAGGCTATGTTTATGTTTGGTTGTCCAGGAAGGGTAACAATTCTATCTGCATGAGAatgagaagagaaagaaaacacTTTCAAGATGAAAAAACTTAGATGAAGAAATAGCATAGTGATTATTGCCATGGTTTTAGAAATGGAGAGTGAAGAGAAGTGGAAAGTGGTACACTATAGAGAGAAAGAGTGATGTATTTAAAATGATGACTAGTTAGTACAAGGTTGGATGGATTGTTAAGTGTGGTGGGGTATTGAGGTGGGTGGAActatcaaaacaaaatcacaataaATCCATATAATATAGGAAAAAGAAtgactaaaaatgaaattccTGATATAGCTGATGCACATACCACATTTTCCAACCATTTCCAGAAGAAGTCAGAATGCAATGGCATATCGTTCATCTATGGTCCCAGGAACGGCGACATTAATAAGCTTGCTGCAGCAgtaaaataaaactataaaatTATAGACAGAGAAATGGTTATggtctttaaaaaaattatcttgtgTTTGGCACTGATCATTTACCAAAGCAGGACTCCATCTTTAGCAAGATCAAACAATGCATTTGTAGCTGGATCAAGGGGAAGAAACTGCTTCAAGAATTTATCTTCAGCCAAGTAACTGTTAATATGTGCAACATAAGAAGCCTTCTCAGATTCATTAATTGCATGATGAACAGTCGTTGTAGCTGTCTTCAAAAATGAAGAACTTTTTGAACCACCATCTTTTGCCATAGCTCGTGTTTGCAAGTTTACATGTGCCTACCTGAACTGGgataacttaaaaataaaacctattaaaaataaaacctaTCAGGCCTCAACTCGGATGATGACGACGATGGAGCAAGAGTACCAATGGAGGAACCCACAGGATAGGGTGCAACTGGCATATCAGCTAGGGAAGAAGCAGATGGACTGTAACTCAGGGATCCCATAGGATGATCAAATTTGCATGCAGATCCAAACTTACAAATTCCACGCTGCGTATAATGAGTGCAAGGTTGTGCCCCCTgattataaaacaaaaacatatgaTGCTTGACAAATAAGAATTTGTGAATgcaataatcaaaacaaaattgaataacATTTCAACTGAATAGACAAACTTATCATGCAGCAAGCTCTTTGAAAACGGATGTcataacaaatcaaaatatattaagaTACTTTGTCTATTCTTTACCTGAAGTCCAAAGACAAAGGATTGCAccaagagagaaataaaagcCAAAAAGATCAAAGAAGAGTAGAAATAGTGACATGAAATAATATGTGGAAGCATGTTATGAAAATAAGTCCTTGCTTTTATATGtatttaatcaaattaaaatttgggACAAAGTGTGGGTAGGGTTCTGCTTCATCCGTTTTTCAAGCTCAACTAACTATGCAGCAGAAACTAGACAAAGAATTATTGCATTAAAATACATCGGAACAATATCAACTCAACTAATACAGTACCGTGTTTCTGTATTATCATTAAAATGAGTTTCAATCTTTCAAGTGTTCATTCAAAGTAAAGAATATTCCCTGCCCTGGCAAAAGAACATACCCACAGCAGAAGATTTGAAAGAGGAATTTACTTACAAAACTTGCCCTCAGACACAGTCAAAGCGATATACTATGATTTTAGCAAAACCTTCACCTAGGGTCTACTGGAATAAACTGGATGCACGCTAAGAATGAATGTAATACAAAATGGGACAACAACCTCCAAGTCTCCAACATATTATTCAACACATTCATCCAGAAAGCATACTTTCAAGTTAGGTGCATACATGCTAGGACTAGAGACAAATTGAGCATCAAACAACATTCTTGTATACTCTTGTGGAAAATTGCACTCATCCTCTATTTTTCAAATGAACACTAACCGCTCGTATTTGTTGGGAAAATTGCATACACCTTCCGCTAATTTGCTTAAACAAAACACATACACACCCTCTATTTTTACATAATAGAGGGGGAGATTCGGGTAATTGAGGAAATGTCGATGTCTTTTCCTAAATCGAGGGAATATATGTCTCATTTAAGCATACAATTTCTGATTCGGGTGCAATTTGTCCATGTTCATACTATTTCTTCTAGGAAAGCAATAAACACACATATTCTAAGACAGAAGAATCATATATATAAGgaatacaaaaacaaataagGACTCACCCTGAGGAAGGATTCAAAGTCAATTTCATCATCCATGTTCCCATAGGACTCTGACAATGCCGCCTTAATCTCATCCTCGGTAAAAAGCTCAGCGAAAATCTTCAATTTCTTGAAAATGGGAGGCAAATCTCCGACAGTAACACGACCCCCTTGAGTCCTTGCAGATACAtactgataaaaaaaacaacacaaacacaaacatactTTTGATTCATATGAATGaccaagaaataaaaaaacatactTTTGATTTGAGTGTTCTTAATTCGACTTGGGTGAACTGGCTCTGAAGTTCTTGATCAGAAACAATGAACCCACAAAACTAGACATGATGAACTTGGTTGGGGAATATAATCAAACAGTTGGAAGAACACACtgaaacaacaaagaaaaacaatacatTGGAATAAACGatgattgaattgaataacaaaTCATATGGAAGATTCATATAAGAAATCAAAAAATTACAGATTCAATGAAAAATTACAGCAAATACTACCTACCTAAAGCTTACCCAGATTAGGTCGGCTACATAGGTATCTTGCTCTTGCCCAGATTCAATATGAGAAACTAACAAAATCAcaaccaaaaaccctaaattgaAAAACGAAGAGAAAGtacaaaatcacaaaatcaaaaACCCTAAATTACAATATTCTGAGAAGTAGAACGAAGAGAAAGTAGAACGAAATAAATAAACGAAGATATTAGCATACCTGAGAGCGAAAACGAAGATTGGTGTTCAAAAATTGAACGAAGATCAATGGCTCCTGAACCTAATCGCACCGGTGCCGGCGCCAGTACCGAAGACGAAGCAACGACAAAGAAGAAGATCGAGAGTGAATGAAGCAGCGACAAGGAAGAAGAAGATCGAGAGTGAAGAGATTAGGGTTCGTTTGATTTCAGAATGAACTGGAAATTTCAAGAGTGTGAGATTTCAATGAAGGATGGGAGAGAACgaagattttgattttgatttcagTGAAGGATGGGAGATTTCAGTGAAGAGGGTTCGTTAGGGTTCGTTTGATTTTGGAAGAGTCTGAGAGATGATGATACGCGTAGAAGGATGAGAGAGAACAAAGACCTTTCTTAAAACAAAACTTCGATATAATTACAtgattgccaccgtgtctacttttcactacCGATATTTacatatcagtagtggaatctcCTACCCATGAatattccactactgatatttacaTATCCGTAGTGGAATATCTTGCTCAATTATATTTCACTACTAGTATTTATATATCCGTAGTGGAATCATATAACCAAATGtcttttttctactagtgatattttaaccaaataaaaataacttgtagcgagaaataaaagagatgaaagggtaagaagaaaaacacaaagaaattaTCCTGGTTCGGCCAAAAACAAAGGGCTTACTCCAGTCCCCAAGGAAAGCACCTTGAGATTTCAATAAACCAAGCTTTTATAACAGGATAAGCTAATAACCTTTACAACCGAGAACTCTCAACACAAACAATGGGATATCACCTCCCTTGTGCAAGAGTCTCTAAACCAAGAGATATCACCTCTCTTGAAAACCTTGGGATCACACCAAATACAATAGAGATTACAATGATTGAAAAATTACACCAAATGTATAGATATAACAAATTGAAGCACAAGTACTACAAAGTAAACTATGTAGTATAAAAAAGCTCTCGAGATAATATATTAGCAAGTGTAAAAATAATGAGAGTGATGAGTATTATTTTTGATATAATGTTATGCAAAATTCAGTCCTTCGAGGAGCTATTATAAGACacctatatatttataaaacaaagaTGAACGAGGTGTTTAAAGAAAATAGCCGTTGTGAAAATTAATGCAAATGATACGGTTTGTTTAGTGCCAACGGACATATTCAACAAATGACTATCATAATTGATTATCATATTTGTATAATCAATTATTGATGATATTTGAAGAACACGTTAAAATTGAGACGTTGCATAATTATGAGCAAATCAAAATTGACACTTCTCCTTACAAATTTGGTAAGGAATTGAATAATATTGGCGATTTGCAATGCATGGTAAAcatatttttatgataaaagATAATTATGCATTTTCTAAAATGATTTATGCAAAAGTATTTTTatgcaaaaatacatttaaataaaaatcattgtGAGTGTGTGATATATTTTAATGAGAGCTATTTTTACTACTCACATAAGGATCCTAAAAATAGATGGATTACAATCCAATAATACTATAATCCAAGTCATGAAAGCTTGATCCTCTTTTCCGCTTTTTGCATCATTGTCATTCTTAGACTTCTTTTGTCAATCATCAAAACCACAATATTCCTGTGTCAAGGCATATATTCACAATTTAAACAATCCACACTTCAATTACATAAACAAAATTGGACGGATGTAACtcgcaaagaaaaaaaactaaaaaaaaaaaagaattaagcaattaaaaaaaggtaaactggacaataaactaaaaaatccTCACAAATAAAAGTTGAGATAAAATTTCAACAAGTAAAAGtttgagaggaaaaaaagttaatatatcaacacaaaaattgtattattgttaaatataagttATGTTTAATTACATAGAGTAGAATAAGATCGCGGCTATGTTATTTGGTACATAATTTCAAAGAATGTGATCAAatgatgaaaaaggaaaaactaatATCTATGAATCACATTATATTCTATaattgaaacttatttcaatctTTCTCACGAGCAATATTGTTAGCAAACCGCCTCTAactctttttgaaaataataagaaatacaCCGTAGTAAAAAAACAAAGCAACTTACGACTGCTCCACTACGATCCATAAAAGGAAAATATGATGCatctcttcaaacttatgagatatattagtttttccttttatttattattttatacgaacacacttaaatttttaattttattttatacgattacactattagaataaaatatgatacatctcttcaaacttatgagataTTATAAGAGACTcgctaaaaattatattcattgtgTCCTTAATCTACAATATAAAATCTCATTTTCCTAAacaactttcttatttttaatataacatAATTACAACTAAATCATGttactataatttaaatatatatgtcattatacttatcataattattatttttcatttgtaataaTATACTTTAAGTATGTTCTAATCAAACATGCATGCAttcatttgcaatttctttGGTAGTTAAAATAAACTCCACCAAGTGAAAGTTTgacgtaaaattttaaaagaagtcaatatatcagcacaaaaattttattttcataaaatataagaaaacataaattggaTGGAAGATATTGTTAGCAAACCGCCTCTAactctttttgaaaataataagaaatacaCCGTAGTAAAAAAGCAAAGCAACTTACGACTGGTCCACTACgatccataaaaagaaaatatgatgcatctcttcaaacttatgagatatattagtttttccttttatttattattttatacgaacacacttaaatttttaattttattttatacgattacactattagaataaaatatgatacatctcttcaaacttatgatATATTATAAGAGACTcgctaaaaattatattcattgtgTCCTTAATCTACAATATAAAATCTCATTTTCCTAAacaactttcttatttttaatataacagaATACAACTAAATCATGttactataatttaaatatatatgtcattatacttatcataattattatttttcatttgtaataatatattttaagtatGTTGTAATCAAACCTGCATGCATTCATCTGCAATTTCTTTGGTAGTTAAAATAAACTCCACCAAGTGAAAGTTTgacgtaaaattttaaaagaagtcaatatatcagcacaagaattttattttcataaaatataagaaaacataaattggaTGGAAGATAATAAGTCGTTTTGCTATTTTATACATAATTTCAtggaatataagcaaaagataaaaaagacaaaactaccatatatatatatatatatatatatatatatatcacattCTATAAGTTgagtttggttttttctttctcataaacAATACATTTAGCAAGGATGACTGCTGCTATAATTCttattgaaaagaataaaaaatataccaaaataaaaaaaataaaacaacttgCGAGTGCACTAATGagacccataaaaaaattaaattaaaattacacaattAAGATACAATATAATACATCTTTTcacacttataaataatataagagatcttttttttacggaatattataagagatcattaaaaactatattaattgtctttaaaatatatttttgagcaaaaatatatataaaaataaaaaatcaattatataaatccatacaaaatttcatatttctaaataaccctcttatttttaatataaattaatattaaacctatctatttcactatattttaaaatattatcaatcatttaattatatataatgatacttatcataattattattttttatttatgaaaatattttaagtgtgtATTTTAATCGAGCCCGTAATTAAATTTTGGGTTGATATATTTTCCTGAAAATCGAGACTAATAAAATcgggataaaatttcaccaagtgaataattgataagaaacTTCAAGAGAACGAGAGGGAGGTAAGTAGATAAGTTATTTGGCATATTAAATTATATAGAAGGGAGTAAACAGTAACGTTGCtatttgataggtaattttcagaacacgagatcacgtgataaaaaatgtcaaaaccacCATACTTCTTAGTTCAACATTACTCATGAGTAATATTTTCACCAAGTATAAGTATGTAtgacctccaactcttattgaaaataaataaataagggatacattaaaaataaaaaagcaaagtgatttgtgactaaaattgcaactcatataatgaaaactaagattttatacgataacacaattaaaacaaaatatgatacatcatttcaataaaaattattttaattctgaacaacttttttgtttctacacatatataatattgaatataaccatatcgtaaaaagtatttaacaatgtattttaatcgaatgtgtgattatacttatcacaattattatttttaatttataaaaatattttaattatgtattttaatcgaacccgtgcaacgcacgggtttatccctagtttatataatattgttaaaaaaatttaagcatatcatttttttattatcttatattctttttatatttttgtagtgaaattacaatgacagatataaaacttgcaacatggttaaaaataataaggataaattagtaactaactttggtggtaataaTCGATTTTGAATGCACAACTTTTAAGACTAATTTTTCATATGAGGTGCCTTAAAATGTGCctttagggcacatgttagctttTTCCTTAATATTAATGGTTGATAAgcggtaaaaagaaaaaaaaaaaagaaaaaaaaaaggagatgcAAACCTTTGGGATATGagtttttcatcatcattctcAACTCTATCCTCTTCATATCTTCAAcctcaacaacaacatcattatCAATGACAAACATGGTGatgcaggaaaaaaaaaacagtaaactCAACCCAGAAAATTCCTACACCACCAATCACTTCACTTATTCCCTCATTCATTCAaacactagtacaaatatgacatattactaaaGGTTTTACATCAGTGGAAGAGATGTCAGATGTGAAAAGTAAAATAGAGTACTCTTTACATCTGGTTTCAATTGTACTTGATATGTAAAATACATAGACACAACTTATTACATCTGATCAAAATATCCCCAGATGAAAAgctaaacgcggtggcaattCTGTAATTATTGCAAAAATTGtctaaagtgttttttttttatttgaagggAAATTATCATAAGCTTGATGCacgcaaaaaaacaaaacaacctaATCTTCTCTCATCAGCTTCACGCACACAAAGAACAAACTGAACCCTAGCTTTCAATTTCACCAAATTGATCGAACTAGTTCAACAAATCTTTGTTTCAGCAAATCGTTCACTCTCTCACTCGATCGAACtatccctctctctctctctctcacacccGTTCTCCCTCGAACCCTACCCTCCAATCTCTTTCACTGAATCACAAATTCCAATCCCTAATTGAAGAATCAAGGCTTACTGAACCCAAATAGAAGCTCAATGAAACGAATCAAAGctgattttgggttttcggtcggaGGGAGAGGAACAAGCTGAGAGAGCTTTGATTCTATTCTTACACAGTGGTGGTCGCATACCTGTTCTCTCACTATCGAACTCTCACAATCTCGTCATCTCTCTCATTGATGATTACCTAATTGCAGAATCAAGGCTCACTGATAAACGGAAATTACATGAATTGAAGCTCTCTCGGCCCAAATCGAA
Coding sequences within it:
- the LOC123899694 gene encoding serine carboxypeptidase-like 45 isoform X2, yielding MVGKCDRIVTLPGQPNINIAFQQFSGYVTVDNKKHKSLFYYFAESETDPSSKPLVLWLNGGPGCSSLGVGAFSENGPFRPNGEFLIKNEHSWNKEVNMLYLETPIGVGFSYAKGSSAYKTTVNDEETGILWF
- the LOC123899694 gene encoding serine carboxypeptidase-like 45 isoform X1, whose amino-acid sequence is MAIITMLFLHLSFFILKVFSFSSHSHADRIVTLPGQPNINIAFQQFSGYVTVDNKKHKSLFYYFAESETDPSSKPLVLWLNGGPGCSSLGVGAFSENGPFRPNGEFLIKNEHSWNKEVNMLYLETPIGVGFSYAKGSSAYKTTVNDEETGILWF